One region of Faecalibacter bovis genomic DNA includes:
- the hisH gene encoding imidazole glycerol phosphate synthase subunit HisH has protein sequence MIAIIKYNAGNVKSVYNAVTRLGYEAVITDDFETLQNADKVIFPGVGEASSAMTYLKEKGLDEVIKNLKQPTLGICLGQQLMCAFSEEGNTDCLGIFPIQVKLFPSTEIVPHMGWNTIYDLKTSLYSEIEENSDIYYVHSFYCELSEYTIAKTNYILEYSASLNKDNFYATQFHPEKSAGIGEQILKNFLAL, from the coding sequence ATGATTGCGATTATAAAATATAACGCAGGAAATGTAAAATCGGTTTACAATGCCGTAACTCGTTTGGGTTACGAAGCGGTAATTACAGACGATTTTGAAACCTTGCAAAATGCAGATAAAGTAATTTTCCCTGGTGTTGGAGAAGCGAGTTCTGCGATGACTTATTTAAAAGAAAAAGGTTTAGATGAAGTCATAAAAAACTTAAAACAACCAACTTTAGGAATTTGTTTAGGTCAGCAATTGATGTGTGCTTTTTCGGAAGAAGGAAATACAGATTGTTTAGGAATTTTTCCAATTCAGGTGAAATTATTTCCATCAACGGAAATCGTTCCACATATGGGATGGAATACCATTTACGATTTAAAAACATCTTTATACAGCGAAATAGAAGAAAACTCGGATATTTATTATGTACACAGTTTTTACTGCGAACTTTCAGAATATACAATTGCTAAAACCAATTATATTTTAGAATATTCAGCTTCTTTGAATAAAGATAATTTTTACGCCACTCAATTTCACCCGGAAAAATCAGCTGGAATTGGGGAACAAATATTGAAGAACTTTTTAGCATTATGA
- the hisB gene encoding bifunctional histidinol-phosphatase/imidazoleglycerol-phosphate dehydratase HisB, giving the protein MKRVLFIDRDGTMILEPADYQVDSFSKLEFYPEAFTYLGKIAKELDYELAMVTNQDGLGTPSNPDELFWPIQNFVVKAFENEGVKFEDIYIDKTFAYENAPTRKPGTALLTKYINNPEYDLANSFVIGDRITDVKLAQNLGGKGIFIANDEALGADEIKDNEGLNEAIALKTTSWKEIYEFLKLQNRTASIVRNTNETKIKIDLNLDGTGKSDISTGLHFFDHMLDQIARHGQMDLVIKVDGDLEVDEHHTIEDTAIALGEVFAQALGNKLGIERYGFTLPMDDCLAQAAIDFGGRNWLVWEAEFNREMIGQMPTEMFYHFFKSFTDGAKANLNIKAEGTNEHHKIEAIFKAFAKAIKVAVKRDPEKMILPSTKGML; this is encoded by the coding sequence TTGAAACGCGTACTTTTTATAGATAGAGATGGAACAATGATTTTAGAGCCGGCTGACTATCAAGTAGACAGCTTTTCTAAATTAGAATTCTATCCAGAAGCATTTACTTATTTAGGTAAAATTGCAAAAGAATTGGATTACGAATTAGCGATGGTAACGAACCAAGATGGTTTAGGAACACCTTCAAATCCAGATGAATTGTTCTGGCCAATTCAAAATTTCGTAGTAAAAGCATTCGAAAACGAAGGAGTAAAATTTGAAGATATTTACATCGATAAAACATTTGCATACGAAAATGCACCAACACGTAAACCTGGAACAGCTTTATTAACAAAATACATCAACAATCCGGAATATGATTTAGCAAATTCTTTTGTAATTGGAGATCGTATTACCGATGTAAAATTAGCGCAGAATTTAGGTGGAAAAGGAATTTTTATTGCGAATGATGAAGCTTTAGGAGCTGACGAAATTAAAGATAATGAAGGTTTGAATGAGGCAATTGCATTAAAAACAACTTCTTGGAAAGAGATTTACGAGTTCTTAAAATTACAAAATCGTACAGCTTCAATTGTTCGTAATACCAATGAAACAAAAATTAAAATCGACTTAAATTTAGACGGAACAGGAAAATCAGATATTTCGACTGGTTTACACTTTTTCGATCATATGTTAGATCAAATTGCGCGTCACGGGCAAATGGATTTAGTGATTAAAGTTGACGGAGATTTAGAAGTTGACGAACACCACACGATTGAAGATACAGCCATTGCTTTAGGTGAAGTTTTTGCTCAAGCTTTAGGAAATAAATTAGGAATCGAACGTTACGGTTTCACTTTACCAATGGACGATTGTTTAGCACAAGCTGCAATTGATTTTGGTGGAAGAAACTGGTTAGTTTGGGAAGCTGAATTTAACCGTGAGATGATTGGTCAAATGCCAACGGAAATGTTCTATCACTTCTTTAAATCATTTACTGATGGAGCAAAAGCCAACTTAAATATTAAAGCGGAAGGGACAAACGAACACCACAAAATCGAAGCAATTTTTAAAGCGTTTGCGAAAGCGATTAAAGTTGCGGTAAAGCGTGATCCAGAAAAAATGATTTTACCTTCAACAAAAGGAATGTTATAA
- the hisF gene encoding imidazole glycerol phosphate synthase subunit HisF codes for MLKKRIIPCLDIKDGRTVKGVNFEGLRDAGDPVELAKKYVEEGADELVFLDITATIEKRKTLAEMVKKIAAAINIPFTVGGGINSVEDASAVIQAGADKVSVNSSAVKNPQLVADLAARFGSQCVVVAVDTRDVNGTQKVFVSGGKIETDWETLDWVKKVEELGAGEILLTSMDGDGTKAGFKIDITKAVADAVNLPVIASGGAGKMEHFTEVFTETKASGGLAASIFHFGEIPIPTLKNYLKEQNIPIR; via the coding sequence ATGCTGAAGAAAAGAATCATCCCCTGTCTCGACATCAAAGATGGAAGAACAGTAAAAGGAGTTAATTTCGAAGGATTACGCGACGCCGGAGATCCAGTAGAATTGGCAAAGAAATATGTAGAAGAAGGCGCTGACGAATTGGTGTTTTTGGATATTACAGCGACAATTGAAAAACGTAAAACCTTAGCTGAAATGGTTAAGAAAATTGCGGCGGCGATAAATATTCCATTTACAGTTGGTGGCGGAATCAATTCGGTTGAAGATGCTTCGGCTGTAATCCAAGCAGGTGCAGATAAAGTATCTGTAAATTCTTCTGCGGTGAAAAATCCTCAATTGGTGGCTGATTTAGCGGCTCGTTTTGGATCCCAATGTGTGGTGGTTGCAGTAGATACTCGCGACGTCAATGGAACGCAAAAAGTGTTTGTCAGCGGTGGAAAAATTGAAACCGATTGGGAAACGTTAGATTGGGTAAAGAAAGTGGAAGAATTAGGAGCTGGTGAGATTTTATTAACCTCAATGGATGGTGATGGAACAAAAGCTGGTTTCAAAATTGATATTACAAAAGCGGTTGCTGATGCGGTAAATCTTCCGGTGATTGCTTCTGGTGGAGCAGGAAAAATGGAACATTTCACCGAAGTTTTTACCGAAACAAAAGCAAGTGGAGGGTTAGCCGCAAGTATTTTTCACTTTGGTGAAATTCCAATCCCGACGCTTAAAAATTATTTAAAAGAACAAAACATTCCGATACGATGA
- the hisIE gene encoding bifunctional phosphoribosyl-AMP cyclohydrolase/phosphoribosyl-ATP diphosphatase HisIE has translation MKIDFTKSNDGLVPVVIQNYLNNQVLMLGYMNEEAFTKTEELGKVTFYSRSKNRLWTKGEASGNFLEVKSIAIDCDNDTILIKAKPFGPTCHTGSTTCFNEVSNRGFVYELEQTINDRIDLAEDKDSYTYKLYNKGINKIAQKVGEEAVEIVIEAKDNNDDLFLGEAADLMYHYLILLKAKGFKLEDVENILKSRENGPRRPE, from the coding sequence ATGAAAATCGATTTCACAAAAAGTAACGACGGATTAGTTCCTGTTGTTATTCAAAATTACCTCAACAATCAAGTGTTGATGTTGGGTTATATGAACGAAGAAGCTTTTACAAAAACAGAAGAATTAGGAAAAGTAACATTCTATTCTCGTTCAAAAAATAGATTATGGACAAAAGGTGAAGCATCAGGAAACTTTTTAGAAGTAAAATCCATCGCGATTGATTGCGACAACGATACAATTTTAATCAAAGCAAAACCTTTTGGACCAACGTGTCATACAGGTTCTACAACTTGTTTCAACGAAGTTTCGAATCGTGGATTTGTTTATGAATTAGAACAAACGATTAATGATCGAATCGATTTAGCGGAAGACAAAGATTCATACACGTATAAATTATACAACAAAGGAATCAATAAAATTGCGCAGAAAGTCGGTGAAGAAGCCGTTGAAATTGTGATCGAAGCCAAAGACAACAACGACGACTTATTCTTAGGTGAAGCAGCCGATTTGATGTATCACTATTTAATTCTTTTAAAAGCGAAAGGATTTAAATTAGAAGACGTTGAAAACATACTGAAATCAAGAGAAAATGGTCCAAGAAGACCAGAATAA
- a CDS encoding TonB-dependent receptor, whose amino-acid sequence MIKKLTFYLLLLLTNQIYAQHSISGSVYDNNNQIVEASGIQLLRDETSKFTKSGKDGKYKFTDVANGEYSLKVTVGDREEVFFITVDNNDLVYDVELSAAENIKLKTVEIRKNKSLKKEIENKGFAANVIETKEASKRNIQTNELLDRTVGVRVRQSGGVGSSVEYNLNGMSGRSVGVFLDGIDVSTYGSSFNLNNIPPAMIERIEVYKGVLPAHLSGDYLGGAINIILKEGISQNSLSAAISYGSFNTFQTDINGMYRNKSNGFTTRVSAFYTYSDNDYEIFGKFAHITEQDGSTTYGKYKRFNDAYKTYGGRIEAGFTNVKWADSFFIGLNSTHAYKEIQHGLYMTRPYKGRFTESDANVFSLVYKKKDFLIKNLDLNFTGNYSDRDQYIQDTVTWSYNWDGNIQLDVNGNPMRRRDGGAQQGKPQMLTVNRKIYTFRAGLNYNISDQHRISFNHNFYTLDRHDDDKMKHVLESRMESNSDLTKHVSALNYEAEWFTKRLRTNVFGKFYHQQTNTYRPKLVNDVFSIDYLQNNKEVFGYGLATSYALSKKFNILFSAERAVRMPDAREIFGDEADNVAANLGINPEVSHNFNLGFRTSNYKFGNHELALSANGFLRNVKDRIVQRAERTTSNQSAEVQPFENLTKARSIGYEAELNYIYQKNLNIVLNFSKFNSLFMDKNSQYYKSQVPNEPFFTFNGNVQYRLKDLLQNQSVLNVYYSFNYVDSFNTVWYKNNYFWTPVQFSQNIGLSYRFPNKNFIVSFDAKNIFNAEVYDNYAAQKPGRAFYLKLNYTINKL is encoded by the coding sequence ATGATTAAGAAACTAACCTTCTATTTATTACTCTTATTAACAAATCAAATTTATGCGCAGCATTCTATTTCTGGATCGGTTTACGACAATAATAATCAAATTGTAGAAGCATCAGGAATCCAGTTGTTACGTGATGAAACTTCAAAATTTACAAAATCAGGGAAAGATGGTAAATACAAATTTACTGATGTAGCTAATGGAGAATATTCGTTAAAAGTTACAGTCGGAGATCGAGAAGAAGTTTTCTTTATTACGGTAGATAATAACGATTTGGTTTATGATGTCGAATTATCGGCTGCAGAAAATATTAAATTAAAAACAGTAGAAATACGTAAAAACAAATCACTAAAAAAAGAGATTGAAAATAAAGGATTTGCAGCAAATGTGATCGAAACTAAAGAAGCATCGAAAAGAAATATTCAAACAAACGAATTGTTGGATCGTACGGTCGGCGTTCGTGTTCGTCAAAGTGGTGGTGTAGGTTCAAGTGTTGAGTATAATCTAAACGGAATGTCTGGTCGTTCAGTTGGTGTTTTTTTAGATGGTATTGATGTTTCAACTTATGGTTCATCTTTTAATTTAAATAATATTCCACCCGCAATGATTGAAAGGATTGAAGTGTATAAAGGTGTTTTACCTGCACATTTGTCTGGAGATTATTTGGGTGGAGCAATTAATATTATTTTAAAAGAAGGTATCTCTCAAAATAGTCTATCAGCAGCAATTTCGTACGGATCTTTCAATACGTTTCAAACTGATATTAACGGAATGTATCGAAACAAATCGAATGGATTTACCACTCGTGTTTCAGCTTTTTATACATATTCTGATAACGATTATGAAATTTTCGGAAAGTTTGCCCATATCACTGAACAAGACGGTAGTACAACTTACGGTAAATACAAAAGATTTAATGATGCGTACAAAACGTATGGAGGTAGAATTGAAGCGGGTTTTACAAACGTAAAATGGGCTGATAGTTTTTTTATTGGGTTGAATTCTACACACGCTTACAAGGAAATTCAACACGGATTATACATGACAAGACCTTACAAAGGTCGTTTCACTGAATCGGATGCAAACGTATTTAGTTTGGTGTATAAAAAGAAGGATTTCTTAATCAAAAATTTAGATTTAAACTTTACGGGTAATTACAGCGACAGAGATCAATATATACAAGATACGGTTACGTGGTCCTATAACTGGGACGGAAATATTCAGCTAGACGTTAATGGAAATCCAATGAGAAGACGCGATGGTGGCGCTCAGCAAGGAAAACCTCAAATGTTAACTGTTAATAGAAAAATTTATACGTTTCGTGCGGGTTTAAATTATAATATTTCGGATCAACATCGAATCTCTTTCAACCATAATTTTTATACGCTTGATAGACATGATGATGATAAAATGAAGCATGTTTTAGAATCGAGAATGGAGTCAAACAGTGATTTAACAAAACATGTAAGTGCTTTAAATTACGAAGCTGAATGGTTTACTAAACGATTAAGAACAAATGTTTTTGGTAAATTTTATCACCAGCAAACAAATACATATCGTCCCAAACTTGTCAATGATGTTTTTTCAATCGATTACTTACAAAATAATAAAGAAGTTTTTGGTTACGGACTTGCAACTTCATATGCTTTATCTAAAAAATTTAACATCTTATTTTCTGCAGAAAGAGCTGTAAGAATGCCTGATGCAAGAGAAATTTTTGGTGACGAGGCCGATAATGTTGCTGCAAATCTTGGAATAAATCCAGAGGTTAGTCACAATTTTAATTTAGGTTTTAGAACTTCAAATTACAAATTCGGAAATCACGAATTAGCACTTTCAGCCAATGGATTTTTACGCAATGTAAAAGATCGAATTGTGCAAAGAGCAGAACGTACAACATCTAACCAAAGTGCCGAAGTGCAACCTTTTGAAAATTTAACAAAAGCAAGATCAATTGGTTATGAAGCGGAATTGAATTACATCTATCAGAAAAATCTAAATATTGTTTTGAATTTCTCAAAATTCAATTCGCTTTTCATGGACAAAAATTCACAATACTACAAAAGTCAAGTTCCGAATGAACCTTTTTTCACATTTAACGGAAATGTGCAATATCGTTTGAAAGATTTACTTCAAAATCAATCAGTTTTAAATGTTTATTATTCATTTAATTATGTTGATTCCTTTAACACTGTTTGGTACAAAAACAACTATTTCTGGACACCTGTTCAATTTTCTCAAAATATAGGTTTGAGTTATAGATTTCCTAACAAAAATTTTATTGTCAGTTTCGATGCTAAAAATATTTTCAATGCAGAGGTTTATGATAATTATGCTGCACAAAAGCCAGGTAGAGCCTTCTATTTAAAATTAAATTATACAATCAATAAATTATAA
- a CDS encoding four helix bundle protein, whose amino-acid sequence MATNFESLVVWQKSHELTLKIYEITKDFPREEIFGITSQIRRAAYSIPANIVEGRKKSTTAHKLSFLSHSIGSLEEVKYFLLLSKDLAYITQTIYDEIFPLTEEVGRLLSGYEKFTKNDNFGSRT is encoded by the coding sequence ATGGCAACAAATTTCGAATCATTAGTTGTTTGGCAGAAATCTCACGAATTAACTTTGAAAATTTATGAGATTACCAAGGACTTCCCAAGAGAAGAAATATTTGGTATTACAAGTCAAATTAGGCGAGCGGCATATTCTATTCCGGCAAATATTGTTGAAGGAAGAAAGAAAAGTACAACTGCTCATAAACTTAGTTTTCTTAGTCATTCAATAGGATCTTTAGAAGAAGTGAAATATTTTTTATTACTATCTAAAGATCTAGCATATATTACTCAAACTATTTACGATGAAATTTTTCCGTTGACTGAAGAAGTTGGAAGATTGTTAAGTGGTTACGAAAAGTTTACAAAGAACGACAACTTTGGTTCTAGGACTTAA
- the hisA gene encoding 1-(5-phosphoribosyl)-5-[(5-phosphoribosylamino)methylideneamino]imidazole-4-carboxamide isomerase, producing the protein MRIIPAIDIIDGKCVRLSQGDYDTKKIYNENPLEVAKEFEDYGIEYLHLVDLDGAKSKQIINYKTLELIASKTNLKVDFGGGIKADDDIRIAFECGANQITGGSIAVQNPTLFQEWIAQYGSEKIILGADAKDRKIATHGWLETSELDVIDFIQEYKAKGIDYVICTDIAKDGMLQGTSNELYAEILAAADVKLIASGGVSSIDDLIKIKELGCEGAILGKAIYEGRINLKDLSRMF; encoded by the coding sequence ATGAGAATCATCCCAGCAATAGATATTATCGACGGAAAATGCGTTCGTTTATCACAAGGCGATTACGATACAAAAAAAATATACAACGAAAATCCATTAGAAGTTGCGAAAGAATTCGAGGATTACGGAATCGAATATTTACACTTAGTGGATTTAGATGGTGCGAAATCAAAGCAAATCATCAACTATAAAACCTTAGAATTAATTGCTTCTAAAACCAATTTAAAAGTTGATTTTGGTGGAGGAATTAAAGCAGATGATGATATTCGTATTGCATTTGAATGTGGTGCGAATCAAATAACAGGTGGAAGTATTGCTGTGCAAAATCCGACGTTATTTCAAGAATGGATTGCGCAATACGGAAGCGAAAAAATCATTTTAGGAGCTGATGCCAAAGATCGTAAAATTGCGACACACGGTTGGTTAGAAACTTCTGAATTAGATGTGATTGATTTTATCCAAGAATACAAAGCAAAAGGAATTGATTATGTCATTTGTACAGACATTGCTAAAGATGGTATGTTGCAAGGAACATCGAACGAATTGTATGCAGAAATCTTAGCTGCTGCAGACGTCAAATTAATTGCTTCTGGAGGCGTTTCTTCCATCGACGATTTAATTAAAATAAAAGAATTAGGTTGTGAAGGAGCGATTTTAGGAAAAGCGATTTACGAAGGAAGAATTAATCTTAAAGATCTAAGTCGAATGTTCTAA